A stretch of DNA from Limanda limanda chromosome 16, fLimLim1.1, whole genome shotgun sequence:
TCTCAATCATTGTAGCCATGGTCAATGCTCTGAAACtacacttttctagtcttgatgaacaCTTGAACTGCTAAAcagtttggggttcagtatcttgcacaAAGACACTATGGCACACGGAACAggggagactgggattgaaccgccGAGGTTAGTGGATGACACGCGCTaccacctgagccacagccccgtccccccccccccccccgtccccccccgtCCCACTTACATGAATCTGTAGATCAGTTTCCCTCCACCAGGATGTTGGTTGAGCAGAATTGTCGTCCACAAGCTGAGCTGTGATAACGTAGGTGATCCCCTGGTTCTATCTTCAGGTTGAGAGTTAATCATCCAAAACTTTGGTTTGTGGCCAAACAAGCTGTGTTGGTTCCTCCTGAAACATTAGACCGTTACCTCAGGCCCAGCAAGGCCTTTATGGGTTTGGGGCCAAGATGCCTGAACTAAATTGTTTGTATTCTTCCGAGTGTATCTCAAGAGAAAAGTCTCAATACTGAAGCTGTTCCTGTAGCAGAATATTAACAAGTGGTCgttttaagagagagagagacaaatcaTGACTCAATGCCCTTTGGAGAAATGTGATTAAAGACGTATTTACTTAGGTGGGTTGCTTAGTGAtcatttagaaaatgaaaagctttttaaactggtgatattcatttttcatttgatgACTTCATCATTGAGTATGACATCATTCCAATCGTGCGTTCCCAAAGGAATATAAAATGTTGTCTTTCTCCCGATCTAGTCTCATGTTTCTAAACAGAAGCAGATGGTGCCCAGGGGCTCCGTGTGAATACTTCTTATGAGAGTTCCAAAAAAATAGAGCAGGAAAAGGGGGTTAAATATAGCTCCTGTAATTTTAATTTGAACTTGATGACTGTGTTAAAGTGCACGGTTACCTCTGGGTTGTGAGAGTGGTGTACAGTTGCCCTGGCTGCTGAATACGACGTGACAAGCAGTAGCTCTGCACATTAGGGCAGTAACAGGAGAACAGACAGCCAGCTAGATGACGCTGTATGTGAACAGAGTATTTTTGCATCAGGGTTGTGATATTCCAAATTTAACTTGGATTCCAAAAAAGCGGCCCCTTCTCCGTCCTCTACATTTGGGTTAATCATTAGCGAATACTTCACTTTTTTCAGTTGAAGAAAAAAGGTTAAAGAAGAATGCGACAGGTGGTTTGAAAGACAGCTGGCAAAGTGAACTGCTGCTGACCTTTCCATCCAACAGTGTGGTCACATGGTCAAAAGATGATCATCAGTTAATCCGCCCCAATTACTCTGATATGCCCCCTGGGAGCCGGAGGCAGCACGTACAGATTCTGCTTCTGCAAGCATTTCTGGAAACAAGCAACTTAAGAGCACATATGCAATAGTGAGATGTTCAAAACAAAAGTGAGTGCAGGAGTGGGGCGGCGATGGGTGAgcggaggggcgggggggcagggggggtcCTCACAGGCATGTATCCCCTACGCAGAGGCACTTTGCAGAGTGCTGGCCCTGCAGCAATGCTGGGGCCATCTGTGGGTCCTCTCAGCAGAGGCCACGTAAAACAAGACGTGTGCTGCGGTTTGACCTTTCACGGGCCTAACTATAATATTATGATAAGATGAGTGATGGGGTTGCACTCTTCCCTGCGGTGGGATGCAGTGTCCATACGCAAAGGTGATGAGTGAACGCCTCGTGTGGATATATGTATTTCTGTTATCCAAGTGCAGCCGTCCTGTGCTGACAATCTGAATGTTAGATCCCTTTCCCTGAGATACAAGCACCTGCCGTCCCATCAGTTCTACTTAGAGTGAGAAACTCTAAGAATGATTAAAAAACGTGTGGTTTTATATGTTAGTGCCTGTTAGTCCTTGTTGAGCACAGCCTGACTCAGCCCGTTTCCCCACAGGAAGCCTCCAGCAGCACCGGGGCACCAACAGACTGATCTCTGTAGGAAGTGGCACCGCTACACGTTAGCACAGCGGCAAGGATCTGCTCAACTTTGTGGTTGACATTACAGTGCAAATCTCTGAAGCATTTAATGCAGCCAGGGATAATACACAAGTATCTGTCGATACTAAAGGGCGAGCAGCTGGCACTAATTGGGGGAAAAGAATTATGGGTCGTAGCTGGCACGCCGCACACCCCCGGCTTGGCAACACCCATTTCAATGGTGCCACAATGACGGGTGGTAAGATGCACGGGCTTCTGGACTGAAATCAAACCAGGGAATCAGATGTCACTCTGCTTTCTGAAGAGCGGGGTTGTTAATCCAAGAAAATGCAAAGGATGCAGGAAAATCAGTCCACAAAACCAGAAAGGACTCAAGCAAGTGGAAGTTTACTGTAAatgttcatttcatttacaCATGGGTACAAGGGGTACTGAACCCCAGATTGCACCTGGGCGGGTGAATGGTAATAAACTGAACTGTAaaaagctttgagtggtcatcaagactagagaagCGCCAGATAAATACAGATAAAAGATTAAAGAAATGACAAAACAGAGACATCGAGAGCCAGTCCACCAATTCTGTTTCCTTTTATAGAAATGAACTATTCACGGTTGACAAAATGCATCACATACTTGATCACTTTATTCTGATATTCTGCTTGTAACAAAGTTGGACATCATTAGAGACTGGAAACAAAGCGGTAGTTCTCATGAAGGCgtctgcagctctggagtcagcAGAGCCTGAGCTTCCTGTTCGGTGACCGGGACGTCAGAGAGGTGCTGGAGGAACGGCCGGCCGTGGATGCAGGACCTGCTGTTCTCCCCAAGCTGCTGCTCCATCCGCACCAGCATTTCCTCCACATCTTCCCTGGATAGATTTGTGGTCACCTGCCGGGCAAGTCGTACAGCTTCTCCCTGTGAGcgcaaaaaacaacacacaattcACACATTTTAAGAAAACCCTCCAGTGACGACTTCTTATCCTCCATTTGCAGCATCTCTCACCTGCAGGTAGTTTGTGACTTTGAGCGGCCGGCTCTCCTGCACCGTCCCGGCCTTCCTGTGAAGAACTGCAGTCAGGATCTCCCTGAGGTCGTCCACACCGAGGAAAGGCACACAGTCGGCCATGGCTGTCACTTCCAGATGTCTGTCGGCTGACGTGAGGCCTGGCCAAAACAAGCAGAGGACAAGGATTAATATACTCCAGACGCTACTTCTATCTCCAggaaagaataataaataaatattgtggTTTACGGCCGGAGTGAGGACCAAGTCAAACAAGCTGAGGGCCAAATGGAGTGTTAAATGACTAATAGAAGCCCCGGCCGACTGGAAGGAAGTTGTCTTGTAGGGTGGAAGAATGATGGCTTCTTATTTCATGAGGAAATACTACAAATCACCGACAATTTATATTTCTGATACATGACTTTGGATGCAGAATGAAGTCTGAaaggtaaaatataaaaactggaGATGCAGAGACATTTAGATTTATTGAATATGTCTCTGCTGGATGCGCCGCTTGTGCAAGTACATTTGCTATTATTTATGTCGAGAGCAGCAAGTGACCCTGACAAATTCCCTGATTATAATACCAACAACTCCATAGAGATACGTGTTGTTTGAATATGTCAATTCtttccattttaaaaaaaataacggCAAATGCAAGCGATAATTCACAATACACATTTTTCAACAATCCTCAGAAACAACAGAGATACTCAGCGGAGGTTGTGCAATGAAACCATCTTACATATGCCGCTGCCTTCAATCCCATGCACACCCACCGAGGTCCGGCCGTGCCAAATGAAAATTCCTTGAATTTCTCAAAGGGCAACCATTCTCCTCACCTGCACGCTGGGGTACCAACCCACTGTGAGACCCTGCTGCCGGGCAGAGGGCCAGTGTCAACCGAGGTGAACCGCTCCGGCAACACAAACAGCCCACGCTCACAGGGCACCGCTCGGCTTTGCAAAGTCAGTAACAAGTAATTAATAGTGAAGTAAATAACGTCACAATGATAACGAAGCtggcatttatttatttatttctcaaattgtgtgtttttaactcTCAGCAACCTTGCATTTGACTGTATTGCAGTATAAACGTGTTTAAACTCCACTGACGCCGACTTCAATTATCAGAATCATTTGTCAGcctcaacattttaatattgaaggtttgttttttttaaagataatgtTAGTAAATCATATATCTTATACTAATATTAAGAGACTTCcctccggaaaaaggttccgggctatcaggaccaaaacgtctcgccatctgaacagttttttccccgtggcagtggggctcacaaacaagccccctgcaccacactgactctgcatcacactgactctaccccaccagcccccccccctgcacataatttataacttatatattaatggcactatcaccaatctctgcaccttcgcacagcacgtgcccataactcttttactctgttactgtatatatgtatatactttattctactttattctattttattttattttattctatttcttatatattgctgtttttcttatattgttgtttttatgtcagtgcaccaacgacaccaagtcaatttcctatatgtgcaaacatacctggcaaataaaataattctgattctgatctgattctgattgaCAGTCTGTTTATAGCTACAGATTATTGGTTATTATAACGAATGTCTTCTTGAATGTGTCTGTTCTCAAACTTCACTCAGTAACCCACAGTGACAAAGCAAAAACTGAACTTtagaaatgtttgcaaatttattaaaatggaaaaactgaaatatcacatggacTAAAGTATTCAGACACTTTGCAATGATATTCAAAGGTTAAAGATTTAGTTGAAGGGATGCGAATGTTTAATCTTATCCACAAATAATCCAATAATCAATTTCTATAGTAAATGAGACCTTTAACCAACCGGACTCCAACAATAAGAAATCCTTGTTTTGTGATTGACTGGGTGTGTTGTGCACTTTTGTGTTGTACTATGGTGCTTTTGTTTTGGGATCTGTTGTTCTATCAGGATCCAAAGGACACGTGATTAGCAGATAAATGCTCGATTGCACACATATATGTCTGTTATGattgaataacattttattgacaatgtaCCTGGAGTGAGTTTGATTTTAAACCCATTAGCCACAAGCCTGGgatcagagaagaggaggcGTCCATCCAGCTCAGGGCTTCGTTTCTCCATGTTGCACAAAGCATCTGTATATTCAGCTCCCCCTAGATTTCTagaagagacacacaaggagacGTTAAACGTGCATCACTGTACTTTCATACATTCGATAAGCATTAATAGAAGCCAAGCACTAGGGTTTCTTTGCCTTaaaaatagggttgcaaaggggcggaaagtttccggtaaatttccggaaactttgcggaaactttccatgggaagttaagcctgggaatttggggaattttgaaaaattaaattaaacgctgagcaataaaaacatcattctaaactctattttaaagatgtatggaataaagcacacgctgcacgtttcttccatcacatgcacagataattcccagcatgcttcactctacagcagggctattgaggcctgctgtagagtgaaggactagtcaggtaagtttccatgatattactggggaaaatatattagcatgctgattgaggattgttcatctgttcatctagcctatttccattcatttatccatcaattgtaaaatatgtttacagactattccaattgtttggctaactatttatatctctggcattgcattagcgtttttttacaatttttttcctcatcttattctacagaacaatgccacgtgcactatctcatgtgtggagacattttaccccatccaatgtagaaggaaaggctgtgtacatttgcaaatactgtgcaaagacctatgttaagaatgacacaacgatgcagaagcatatagtcaagtgcccaaagtttcctcagggctcaaatcagcctatgacaaaacaaaatgtttatatttatgtctgtatatgacaaggtaaatacagttagtataaattacccacaacatttccagtttatttccgttaattcccgtatattcccgttaattcccatggaaagtttccaacttggaatattcccagaattttgcaaccctacttaaAAATAGTCTTTACAATGTACTGTGTGTAAAGGAATTGGACGAGTGAGCAGTTTCCCAAAAGGAAAACAACGGTCAGAGTTTGGCTGGTGAGAGGTGAGTGATACTTTACCCATCTGTTAACTGTATCGGGTTCTGCAGACTCTCAGCTGGAAGTATATTATTCTCTAGAAGTCTCTTAAACAGCAAGGCTTCCTCCACTCGAAATGGGTTTAACAACATGAGCCTCTGACCACATAAAATGACCCAGGCGTTCTGAGAGGCCAGGCGGTTTACAaggcggtgggggggggcccGCGGCGCTGCGCTGCGCCGGGATGAGAGGCGCTGGAGCCGCAGCCGCAGGGCCGCCACGCTGCAGGGGAGCGGCTGCGAGGGCCGAGCTGCTGAggtcttcatcttcctctgggGCTGAGCAGAGAAGAGCTcgtccagcagctgctgattGGACAGGGGGGCTTTGCGTTTCAGGCTGCGCACGTGGCTCCTCGGGGGGGCCGGGCTGGGGTCTCTGGGGCCCTCAGCAGGGGCCAGCTTGCTCCTTTGGTCCTGGTGGTGTTTCGCCTTCTCCTCAGACCTGCAGAGTTCATCACTTTTATTCAATCAGTTCCAAGTTGGCTTTCTAGCGTTGACTGGTGCAACAGGTTGGCCTTacaaccatagatatatatatataaagactagatgtctcgttcgacggagccggacgtcaccacatggcggccatcttgccagaggttgctcgctaacccataacattgtgttggtagtggtaaataaccataacttgctcaattttcaaccgattttgaaacggtctggtttgttataaacgtcagagatgtagatatgacaatgcatacttatgaataattatgttattttctaaaaaatgtaatatttaatgcagtgtcataactatatctctgacgtttataacaaaccagatcgtttaaaaatcggttgaaaatttaacaagttatggttatttaccactatcaacacaatgttatgggtgagcgagatgacccgtagcaagatggccgccatgtgcggacgtccggctccgttggccggcaacgcagacgagacatctagcctttatatatgatatctatggctcgctcacccataacattgtgttagtagtggtaaataaccataacttgctcaattttcaaccgattttgaaatgGTCTGGTTTGtcataaacgtcagagatgtagatatgacaatGCATACTTACcaatgaataattatgttattttctaaaaaaatgtaatattttatgcagtgtcataactacatctctgacgtttataacaaaccggACTGTTttaaaatcggttgaaaattgagcaagttatggttattaaccactaccaacacaatgttatgggtgagcgagcaacctctggcaagatggccgccatgtggtgacgtccggctccgtcgaacgagacatctagtctttatatatatatatatctatgcttaCAACAGCCAGTGGGAGTCGAGTGTTTTGAGCATCAGAATCATGATGTTACAAAAACAATGTGCTTAGCGACTGGTTGCCATTGGTTGGCTGATATCTTATAAAACAGACATTCAGCAACATTGTACCAGGAGCTGTGAGATCCATGGacgtctcctccacctccgaACGACCGGACTCACGGCTGCTAAGCCACCATGTGACATTATCGAGTTAAAACATATTAGAGCCCGTTCTAAAATAAGAATTCAGATTCCCAGTAACAACGTGTTCCCAGTGTTCATGCGGAGAACATGTTGAGAATCTGATACATGTATAGGGTGCTTTCCTCAGCAAAGTTGCCAACTCATGTTTCCATAGATCTTCATGTGTTAAGCATTAGGCCTTACACTTCAGCACCCCGTTATTCAAATAACCTGTTTCAAGGATAATTCCTAGAAGTGGTGTGCCACTTAACAGTGGAAGTGAAAGGGGCCAAGTGCTTGCCACATCTCATTTCATGTTTAAGACAGCAGCACAGCGAGGACGGATTCTAAACAGATGTCTTTTTCCATGCACTCGTCCATACCTTATATAAGGGCCCATGTACTGCTGATACATATTTTCCAACCTTGTAATTACTTTAAATTGGTATGCCGCGCAGTCTTAGGTAATTGGGCTGAAGCACTTCCAGTATAATGGTGTTATTCCATGATGCGAGTGGAGCAGCTcagtttgcattttctttttacccaCGTGTGCATCTGGAGCATTTTAGAAGATTCTAATCACTGCATGACAACATTTACTCCTGTACTTCTTTCATTATCAGTTTTCGATGCAATCAACCAGTTCAATAAATGAAGAGTTGCCCATGTTCGGTACACTGTGCCGTGTTTTCTGATCTGAGACCAGCTCCATTTTATAAACCATCCATGTGCTTGGATCTCACAGTTTAGTCAGAATCAAACAAATAAAGCACTTTTCTATTAAATGTGCACATTCATGCGATCACTGtgttattttcttgtttgttaTTGTCCAAATAACTCCATCCTGTCTTACCTTCATAATGTTAATCATTTAACTCTGAGGGACGCGAgggtcaaacacaaacactcattaCCTCCATCTGCTCGGTGCCAACTCTATTCTTGACAAGCCAACTATGTGTCACTCCGGAGTCCGGACTCCACTTATGAAGTAAGTGTAGGTGAGATTTTGAAATGGACAAAGAGACTTGTGTGAACCTAGGAAACAGGACATTTAggctttatatttgtgtttgagtcCCTAATAAACAAATGAGTGAACACAGGTTCATATCCCTCACTTTTCACCTTCACTTGAATCCCGTCAATGTTAATTCTTAGGTTTACAAATTGTActttaaactgtttatttaaattagtTTAATCCCTGTTTTCAGCCAGGATCCTGACAAATAGCTTGAATCAACATGTTGGTATTTAGAAGGCAAGCTCGTGTGTATCGGGCTGCAGATGGTTGAGAGGAAGTTTTAGAGAAGAATAAGTTCTCTAGTGTTAGTTTTGTCTTTTAGCCAAAACTCCTGTGTTGCACAGCTGCTGAGTTAacttgttttgctgttataCAATTAAAGAATTAAAGTTCTGAGTAACAACTTGGAGACAGGTCATTTATGTTTCTAATAAACAAGGAGTTCATATCAAAAACTCCATCATCAAATCAATGTCTATGTTTAATGTAATGATGTCAAATAAAAGCATTCTTCGAGGATTTAACGTTGAGGATATATAAACTTAGACTAGACATGGCAATCCTCTGGACAGATGGAATACTATACAGCACATGTCATCATTAATGATACCTGTGGAAAAATGTTGTCTACCTTGCTCACTATCAGACACGCTCAGGAAATTAGAAACACAGCTCGTATCAACATCATTTTCCAGACCGGGCTTTTCACGTGCAAATGACAGGTCAACCTTTCCCAACTCCCTCTGCCTTGCAAATAACAAGAAATGGAAATCACTGCTTGGAAAAGGTGAAGGTCTGGAAACTCACTTCTTATGGTCGTCCTCCCTCAGATTTTTCCACCTCTCTTGAGCGGTGACACTGACATCCTGCAGGCCGGCTGTGGGTTCCTCCCTCAGGACCTCGGCTCTGGCCTCCTTCTCCAACAAGGTGGCAGACGAGAGCGGCGCCCTGACGGCACGGCTGCTGATCAGGTCGTAGGCTGTCAGAGCATCCCGCTTCTCCATTATGCTGTTGAACATCTTTTTGTTCGAGCTGCAGTTGCTCTTTAACTCATTTGAGTGGGAATGATTGAGCTTGGAGGGCTGGTGGATTTTAACGGGCTGCAGGGGTTCTCGTGATACGGGGTCGGTCAGAGCCGTCCCGCGGCTCCAGTCCTCCGCTGAGATCTGGGGTtggtttgtttctgtcactGAACCCACATTGTCCTCAAGTCTCTCCGAGGATTTGTTCGCCGAGTCTGTTTCTGTTGTCTGAGTGCAGCTCTGAGC
This window harbors:
- the pms1 gene encoding PMS1 protein homolog 1, which produces MNQLPRDTVRLLSSSQVITSVLSVLKELLENSLDAGASSIDVKLENYGLDRIEVRDNGQGIKTADTPVMAVRHYTSKICCHDDLERLETYGFRGEALGSVCAVAEVAVTTKTVEEDISVQYMLNSTGEIVSQKPSHLGQGTTVCVLKLFKNLPVRRQFYSSSKKCKEELKKVQDLLIAYAIIKPDLRITLVHNKVVVWQKSKVADHRSALLATLGPGAVANLLPCHYHQEQPEISLEGFLPKPGADYSSTSSCSPDKTFLFVNNRPVHHKDVMKLLRQHYAAQYPGDSASNRYPTLLLKMTVSPSSVDVNLTPDKTQVLLVNKEAVLTAVEALLVSLYGFKPGGDPSAEKQLGREMSPSLDDASSKDMDVGVTNHNDHGIALSTAKGSDASLPPQTSNSSSSSSVAEDWIVNQSSFSLYDDEAAQSCTQTTETDSANKSSERLEDNVGSVTETNQPQISAEDWSRGTALTDPVSREPLQPVKIHQPSKLNHSHSNELKSNCSSNKKMFNSIMEKRDALTAYDLISSRAVRAPLSSATLLEKEARAEVLREEPTAGLQDVSVTAQERWKNLREDDHKKSEEKAKHHQDQRSKLAPAEGPRDPSPAPPRSHVRSLKRKAPLSNQQLLDELFSAQPQRKMKTSAARPSQPLPCSVAALRLRLQRLSSRRSAAPRAPPHRLVNRLASQNAWVILCGQRLMLLNPFRVEEALLFKRLLENNILPAESLQNPIQLTDGNLGGAEYTDALCNMEKRSPELDGRLLFSDPRLVANGFKIKLTPGLTSADRHLEVTAMADCVPFLGVDDLREILTAVLHRKAGTVQESRPLKVTNYLQGEAVRLARQVTTNLSREDVEEMLVRMEQQLGENSRSCIHGRPFLQHLSDVPVTEQEAQALLTPELQTPS